The following coding sequences are from one Streptomyces sp. NBC_01232 window:
- a CDS encoding arginase family protein: protein MRKPAIIEAPSVLGLRPSGVQDMPGALLDAGLAEQLGAVRAGRVEASAYDPRRDETTGILNPHGIARYAASLADAVGTALDRGLFPVVLGGDCSILLGNLLCLRRRGRYGLLFLDGHTDFYQPAAEPTGEAASMELALATGRGPRLLTDLEGRGPLLRDEDVVAFGFRDAAESARAGMQPLPPRLHTIDLDGVRAIGAAAAVREAIGHLGGEGSAGFWVHVDVDVLDDDLMPAVDYRIPGGLTWLELESVLAIALADERAVGLDVTIFNPRLDPDGTLATRLTECLCRGMRG from the coding sequence GTGCGGAAGCCGGCGATCATCGAGGCGCCGTCCGTGCTCGGGCTGCGGCCCTCGGGTGTCCAGGACATGCCTGGAGCTCTCCTCGACGCCGGTCTGGCCGAGCAACTGGGGGCGGTGCGGGCCGGCCGGGTCGAGGCATCGGCGTACGACCCGAGGCGGGACGAGACGACGGGGATCCTTAACCCGCACGGCATCGCGCGGTATGCCGCGAGCCTGGCCGACGCCGTCGGCACCGCCTTGGACCGTGGCCTCTTCCCCGTGGTCCTCGGCGGCGACTGCAGCATCCTGCTCGGCAACCTCCTCTGCCTGCGCCGCCGGGGCCGGTACGGCCTGCTGTTCCTCGACGGCCACACCGACTTCTACCAGCCGGCGGCGGAGCCGACCGGCGAGGCGGCCTCGATGGAACTCGCCCTGGCCACGGGCCGCGGCCCCCGACTGCTCACCGACCTCGAAGGCCGCGGGCCACTGCTGCGCGACGAGGACGTCGTCGCGTTCGGATTCCGCGACGCCGCCGAATCCGCCCGGGCCGGAATGCAGCCGCTGCCACCACGGCTGCACACCATCGACCTGGACGGTGTGCGTGCGATCGGCGCCGCCGCGGCGGTGCGCGAAGCGATCGGTCACCTCGGGGGCGAGGGGAGTGCCGGGTTCTGGGTGCACGTCGACGTCGACGTTCTCGACGACGACCTCATGCCGGCGGTCGACTACCGCATCCCCGGTGGGCTGACCTGGCTGGAACTGGAGAGCGTACTGGCGATCGCGCTGGCCGACGAACGAGCCGTCGGCCTCGATGTCACGATCTTCAACCCCCGCCTCGATCCCGATGGGACACTGGCCACCCGCCTCACCGAGTGCCTGTGCCGGGGAATGCGCGGATGA
- a CDS encoding zinc finger domain-containing protein: MTTWFPPLSEYAFARGCPRCGAGPGEPCIAPRKNARLARADHAGVDDEARRMHAPRLDAAIRHYHRDVGKAPLPDARVPGRRYDSLNPASAPRSARAEAAVAVRPPVVRPLADRAAAVFGRESGRVRWPYGMQPPAPPRTRTDEALARYEAALAQRRAAQEQITTWAESLGLRHSQFGCCPRWLQRQRSSRCRPWACTQYGGSGPDHDWLDHLLAWTRRGKPAAITSAPYSVGAQDAARLTWWTGEDPRLSFGLGTGWYGSGTTQIVMWRTDLVAAAPLTADGPDTGPDTGPQRAAPTADVI; the protein is encoded by the coding sequence GTGACCACCTGGTTTCCCCCGTTGTCCGAGTACGCCTTCGCCCGGGGCTGCCCCCGCTGTGGAGCGGGCCCCGGCGAGCCATGTATCGCGCCCCGGAAGAACGCCCGACTCGCCCGGGCGGACCACGCCGGCGTCGACGATGAGGCCAGGCGGATGCACGCCCCGCGGCTGGACGCCGCGATCCGGCACTACCACCGCGACGTCGGCAAGGCCCCCCTGCCCGACGCCCGGGTACCCGGCCGGCGATACGACTCCCTGAACCCGGCGTCGGCACCGCGATCGGCACGGGCCGAGGCGGCGGTGGCGGTTCGCCCTCCCGTCGTACGGCCCCTGGCCGATCGGGCCGCCGCCGTCTTCGGCAGGGAATCGGGACGCGTGCGCTGGCCCTACGGGATGCAGCCGCCCGCCCCTCCCCGGACGAGGACGGACGAGGCCCTCGCCCGGTACGAGGCGGCACTCGCGCAACGGCGGGCCGCCCAGGAGCAGATCACCACCTGGGCCGAGTCCCTCGGGCTCCGGCACAGCCAGTTCGGCTGCTGCCCACGCTGGCTGCAGCGGCAGCGCAGCAGCCGCTGCCGGCCATGGGCGTGCACTCAGTACGGCGGCAGCGGCCCGGACCACGACTGGCTCGACCACCTGCTTGCCTGGACCCGGCGGGGAAAACCTGCCGCCATCACCTCCGCTCCCTACAGCGTCGGTGCCCAGGACGCGGCCCGGCTCACCTGGTGGACCGGCGAGGACCCGCGACTGTCCTTCGGCCTCGGCACCGGCTGGTACGGGTCCGGCACGACCCAGATCGTGATGTGGCGCACCGATCTGGTGGCAGCGGCCCCGCTCACGGCCGACGGACCGGACACCGGACCGGACACCGGACCTCAGCGCGCGGCACCGACCGCGGACGTCATCTGA
- a CDS encoding NUDIX domain-containing protein: MTPSSASASTSAPTPAHAPTRIRNSAKAVVLHEGNVLLTRNIWNGREGHFLPGGGQEPGELLPDTVRREVREETGLTVNVGRLLWVLEAWIRDREPVTENYHRVEIVFLCTVDGSPDLVGGAQQDTGQIGLEWVPLDKAVTLETLSSRYRDNLAALTALTAPGDSSITTASYLEW, from the coding sequence ATGACCCCCAGCTCCGCCTCCGCCTCCACATCCGCCCCCACCCCAGCCCACGCTCCCACCCGCATCCGCAACTCCGCCAAGGCCGTCGTCCTCCACGAGGGCAACGTGCTCCTGACCCGGAACATATGGAACGGACGGGAAGGTCACTTCCTCCCGGGAGGAGGCCAGGAACCCGGCGAGCTCCTTCCGGACACCGTTCGCCGGGAGGTGCGTGAGGAGACCGGCCTCACCGTGAACGTCGGCCGGCTGCTGTGGGTCCTGGAAGCGTGGATCCGCGACCGTGAGCCGGTGACGGAGAACTACCACCGCGTCGAGATCGTCTTCCTGTGCACCGTGGACGGCAGCCCCGATCTCGTCGGAGGAGCCCAGCAGGACACCGGTCAGATCGGCCTTGAATGGGTGCCCCTCGACAAGGCCGTCACCCTGGAAACCCTCTCCTCCCGCTACCGCGACAACCTCGCCGCCCTCACCGCCCTCACCGCCCCCGGGGACAGCAGCATCACGACCGCGTCCTACCTGGAGTGGTAG
- a CDS encoding CatB-related O-acetyltransferase: MNRLPADPTALHPFPDQPRVVLLKPLLTSPLIEAGEYSYYDDPDDATAFETRNVLYHYGPEKLVIGKFCALGAGVRFIMNGANHRMDGPSTFPFPIMGGSWSEHFDLLTELPARGDTVVGNDVWFGYGTMVMPGVRIGHGSIIASGAVVIDDVPDYGIVGGNPARLIRTRYGDDDIARLLAIAWWDWPAEHLTEHIRTVMSGTVDELERAAPRP; the protein is encoded by the coding sequence GTGAATCGTCTGCCCGCGGACCCGACCGCGCTCCACCCGTTTCCCGACCAGCCGCGCGTGGTGCTGCTCAAGCCTCTGCTGACCTCGCCGCTGATCGAGGCCGGGGAGTATTCCTACTACGACGACCCGGACGACGCGACCGCGTTCGAGACCCGGAACGTCCTCTACCACTACGGCCCCGAGAAGCTGGTCATCGGCAAGTTCTGTGCCCTGGGTGCAGGGGTGCGGTTCATCATGAACGGGGCCAACCACCGCATGGACGGGCCCTCCACGTTCCCCTTCCCCATCATGGGCGGTTCCTGGTCCGAGCACTTCGACCTGCTCACCGAGCTGCCCGCCAGGGGGGACACCGTCGTCGGCAATGACGTCTGGTTCGGCTACGGCACCATGGTCATGCCCGGAGTGCGCATCGGGCACGGCTCCATCATCGCCTCCGGTGCCGTGGTCATCGACGACGTCCCCGACTACGGCATCGTCGGCGGCAATCCGGCCAGGCTCATCCGTACCCGCTACGGCGACGACGACATCGCCCGCCTGCTCGCGATCGCCTGGTGGGACTGGCCGGCAGAGCATCTCACCGAACACATCCGGACCGTCATGTCCGGCACCGTCGACGAACTCGAGCGGGCCGCACCCCGCCCTTGA